A genomic region of Candidatus Omnitrophota bacterium contains the following coding sequences:
- a CDS encoding tetratricopeptide repeat protein, producing the protein MLKIPGTILAFCVWAYVYGPLPVHAASPQVLELNRQGVEAMNDARVEEALEYFQEAYALAPEEEVIQKHLAVVLNQRATQLLRNSDPEPAIELLNRALELDPQAETVIHNLAQAHLYLGRALMEIHRAEEAEPHLRRARELWPEEPLSYVLLGSIAYDRQDLADAENLWQKALELDPDLSEVEKALDKLQRERPVEDNFRRVGVFPFELRVDEALDPFDELRMRTLLNQVYREVGQDFGYWPKHTVVVLVYHPDNFRRGVDMPHWAAGAYDGKVRVVDRDYEDLPLPNLVRHEYTHAVIHELAQGRCPRWFNEGLAECEGGYRPLVELEYLRLAIEQNSLYAFDALDAAFDSPNPDEVRLAYYQSTMLVRYLIDRYGFWSIRQILEDLGQNPDLQSILQERCALSLENFRRQAVRHFLQNLD; encoded by the coding sequence ATGTTGAAGATTCCGGGAACGATTCTTGCATTTTGTGTGTGGGCCTACGTCTATGGACCGCTCCCGGTTCATGCCGCGTCTCCCCAAGTCCTGGAGCTTAACCGTCAGGGCGTGGAGGCCATGAATGACGCGCGCGTGGAAGAAGCGCTGGAGTATTTTCAAGAGGCCTACGCGCTCGCTCCTGAAGAAGAGGTGATCCAAAAGCATTTGGCCGTGGTCCTGAACCAGCGGGCTACGCAACTTCTGCGCAACAGTGATCCTGAGCCGGCCATTGAGCTGTTGAACCGGGCCTTGGAGCTGGACCCTCAGGCCGAGACCGTGATCCACAATCTGGCCCAAGCCCATCTCTATCTCGGCCGGGCCCTGATGGAAATTCACAGAGCAGAGGAGGCAGAACCCCATTTGCGGCGCGCCCGGGAGCTCTGGCCCGAGGAGCCGCTTTCTTACGTGCTCCTGGGGAGTATTGCCTACGATCGCCAGGACTTGGCGGATGCGGAAAACCTTTGGCAAAAAGCCTTGGAGCTGGATCCGGACCTGAGCGAGGTTGAGAAGGCTTTGGACAAATTGCAAAGGGAACGTCCTGTAGAGGACAATTTCAGACGCGTGGGCGTGTTTCCGTTTGAATTGCGCGTGGACGAAGCCCTTGATCCGTTTGATGAACTGCGCATGCGCACCCTGCTTAACCAGGTCTATAGAGAAGTCGGACAGGATTTTGGCTACTGGCCCAAGCATACGGTTGTGGTGCTTGTGTATCATCCGGACAATTTTAGGAGGGGCGTGGATATGCCTCACTGGGCAGCGGGCGCCTATGACGGCAAGGTGCGCGTCGTGGACCGGGACTATGAGGATCTCCCTCTCCCCAATTTGGTGCGGCACGAGTACACGCACGCGGTGATTCACGAACTTGCTCAGGGGCGCTGCCCGCGCTGGTTCAATGAGGGCTTGGCTGAATGTGAGGGAGGCTACCGGCCGCTGGTGGAACTGGAGTACCTGCGCTTGGCTATCGAGCAGAACTCTCTCTATGCTTTTGATGCGTTGGATGCCGCTTTTGACAGCCCCAACCCGGATGAGGTGCGCTTAGCCTACTACCAATCCACCATGCTTGTGCGCTACTTGATCGACCGCTACGGGTTCTGGTCCATCCGCCAAATTCTGGAGGACTTGGGGCAAAATCCGGACCTGCAGAGCATCCTGCAGGAGCGTTGTGCCCTCAGTCTCGAGAACTTCAGGCGCCAAGCCGTCCGCCATTTCCTGCAAAATTTGGACTAA
- the prfB gene encoding peptide chain release factor 2 (programmed frameshift), producing the protein MTLKEIREQLDQLRHKLQSLRGYLDAEKRQERIRECEAEMADQGFWNDPARAQETVQRLKQEKGVLEPFLNALQDYEALGELLGMVEASDHETLAVLEKDLKSLSATVGKLEFQKLLGSPHDSANAILSVNAGAGGTESCDWAAMLLRMYARWAEIRKFSTEMIDSLSGEQAGIKNATLIIRGRHAYGYLKAEIGVHRLVRISPFDANKRRHTSFASVDVIPEIEDAAEIEINPSDLRVDTYRSSGAGGQHVNVTDSAVRITHLPTGIVVQCQNERSQHKNRATALKVLRSRLYERELEEKRKELDQAYDQKQEIAWGSQIRSYVLHPYNLVKDLRTDYETSNTSAVLDGTLDGFMEAYLRWTAENRK; encoded by the exons ATGACCCTCAAAGAGATCCGCGAACAACTCGACCAGTTGCGCCACAAGCTGCAAAGCTTAAGGGGGTACCTT GACGCTGAAAAGCGGCAGGAGCGTATCAGGGAGTGTGAGGCGGAGATGGCGGACCAGGGATTCTGGAATGATCCTGCGCGAGCTCAGGAGACGGTGCAGCGCCTCAAGCAGGAAAAGGGGGTGCTGGAGCCTTTTCTGAATGCGCTGCAGGACTACGAAGCCCTGGGTGAACTTTTGGGCATGGTCGAGGCCTCCGACCATGAGACTCTGGCGGTTCTGGAAAAGGACCTCAAGTCTCTTTCAGCCACAGTCGGCAAATTGGAGTTTCAGAAATTGCTGGGCAGCCCCCACGATTCGGCCAACGCCATTTTAAGCGTCAACGCGGGCGCCGGAGGAACCGAATCCTGTGACTGGGCCGCAATGCTCTTGCGTATGTATGCCCGCTGGGCCGAGATCCGGAAGTTCAGTACGGAGATGATCGATTCCCTTTCCGGCGAGCAGGCGGGTATCAAGAATGCCACGCTCATTATTCGGGGGCGGCACGCCTACGGCTATCTCAAGGCGGAGATCGGCGTGCACCGGCTGGTACGCATCTCGCCCTTTGACGCGAATAAGCGGCGCCACACCTCTTTTGCTTCGGTGGATGTGATTCCCGAGATCGAGGACGCGGCGGAGATTGAAATCAATCCCAGTGATTTGCGTGTGGACACCTACCGTTCCAGCGGGGCGGGAGGCCAGCATGTGAATGTGACGGATTCGGCGGTGCGCATCACGCACTTGCCCACAGGTATTGTGGTGCAGTGCCAAAACGAGCGCTCTCAGCACAAGAATCGCGCCACGGCACTCAAGGTTTTGCGTTCCCGGCTCTACGAAAGAGAATTGGAAGAGAAGCGCAAGGAGCTGGACCAGGCCTACGATCAAAAGCAGGAGATTGCCTGGGGCAGCCAGATTCGCTCCTATGTGCTGCATCCCTATAATTTGGTGAAGGATTTGAGGACGGATTACGAGACGTCGAATACATCGGCCGTATTGGACGGCACCTTGGACGGATTCATGGAAGCCTATCTGAGGTGGACGGCGGAGAATAGAAAATGA